In the genome of Desulfobaccales bacterium, one region contains:
- a CDS encoding glycosyltransferase family 4 protein codes for MGEAVDQEIHLNGDWSLGFGAAQRQTQNQLRSALHELKPDVVHIIHPSAYYGANGNIHALPVIWREYPVVATFWGFNMGHGATWLTRALVLWLLWGSQALASHDFKLMADMRRLCLGMRQMHFLPVGSNILPSAAVLQASRPELRQRYNLDLDKQYIGYFGGFDQSMGVVDLCQAVRRLREDGHHRLRLLLIGWQRHRQNPRFLAMQQSIEREHIEDIVIMTPYAPDEEAAGLLRAADLVALPYRHNSLGRSSLMAALRAGAPVVLASSLDDLGCLNEAVVRVPPQNPTTLAQQIDSVLKDPQRAEVLGQSGRQVWEKNFSWPVIAKNHLEVYQTILKQ; via the coding sequence ATGGGAGAGGCCGTTGACCAGGAAATCCATCTTAATGGCGATTGGAGCCTGGGTTTTGGGGCAGCGCAACGCCAGACCCAGAATCAGTTAAGGTCAGCTCTTCATGAGCTTAAGCCGGATGTCGTGCATATCATTCATCCTTCCGCCTACTACGGGGCCAACGGAAATATTCATGCCTTGCCGGTTATCTGGAGGGAGTACCCCGTTGTCGCAACTTTTTGGGGATTCAATATGGGACACGGCGCCACGTGGCTAACTCGAGCCCTGGTGCTTTGGTTACTTTGGGGCTCTCAGGCTTTAGCCTCCCATGATTTCAAGCTCATGGCGGATATGCGCAGACTCTGTCTGGGAATGCGACAGATGCATTTTCTGCCGGTGGGCAGTAATATTCTCCCCTCGGCGGCAGTTTTGCAGGCTTCCCGGCCTGAGCTGCGGCAGCGTTATAACCTTGATCTGGATAAGCAATACATCGGCTATTTCGGCGGCTTTGATCAGAGCATGGGTGTCGTTGATCTATGCCAGGCGGTGCGCCGGCTCCGGGAAGATGGCCATCACCGCCTGCGTCTCCTGCTCATCGGCTGGCAACGGCATCGCCAGAATCCCCGATTTCTTGCCATGCAACAGTCAATTGAACGGGAACATATAGAAGACATCGTTATTATGACCCCATACGCTCCGGATGAGGAGGCCGCCGGCCTGCTGCGAGCCGCCGATCTTGTGGCCTTGCCCTATCGCCACAATTCCTTGGGACGCAGCAGCCTGATGGCAGCTTTACGGGCCGGCGCCCCGGTGGTATTGGCCTCATCCCTCGATGATTTGGGTTGCTTGAACGAGGCGGTAGTGCGAGTCCCCCCCCAAAACCCAACGACTCTTGCTCAACAGATTGACTCGGTTTTAAAGGATCCTCAGCGCGCCGAGGTCTTGGGACAGTCAGGGCGCCAAGTATGGGAAAAGAACTTTAGTTGGCCGGTTATTGCCAAAAACCATCTTGAAGTTTATCAGACCATTCTAAAACAATGA